From Anaerotignum faecicola:
TCGACAGGCTTCTGGACGCGGGGCTCGCTTATATTGAGAATCCGGAATTTATCCGTCTTGTGGGGGCTGTCAGGGAACAGTGTGCGAAGGCTTCCGACTGGCGGGAAGTGAGGC
This genomic window contains:
- a CDS encoding ADP-ribosylglycohydrolase family protein; protein product: MAREAASVSHDGIAVDAAVYLAVMESMAFVEKDIDRLLDAGLAYIENPEFIRLVGAVREQCAKASDWREVR